Proteins encoded within one genomic window of Microcoleus sp. bin38.metabat.b11b12b14.051:
- a CDS encoding helix-turn-helix transcriptional regulator: protein MNQEVRDLYEMSLAEIREYRGFSRRELSLQLTGKVSEDTLYSVEKRKQKPRVDTAIAICTALNISLKQFCHSIGLDVSGLVDDYVPPRDS, encoded by the coding sequence ATGAATCAAGAAGTACGGGATTTATACGAAATGAGCCTTGCGGAAATTAGAGAATACAGGGGCTTTAGTCGCCGTGAGCTTAGCCTGCAACTGACGGGGAAAGTCTCTGAAGATACTTTGTATTCCGTAGAAAAAAGAAAACAAAAACCTAGAGTTGATACTGCAATAGCCATCTGTACAGCCCTAAATATTAGCTTGAAACAGTTCTGTCACTCGATCGGGCTAGATGTGTCAGGACTTGTTGATGATTACGTGCCGCCGAGGGACAGCTAA
- a CDS encoding helix-turn-helix transcriptional regulator, translated as MNQDIDYLKPETIQEAIQLAEATQEQLARNLGVSLNTVNSWVNCRKMPRADNFFALCRELKLSPKTVARLLGINISNIPDDIPLVRSPSPKDN; from the coding sequence ATGAATCAAGATATAGACTATCTCAAACCAGAAACTATTCAAGAAGCTATCCAATTGGCTGAAGCTACTCAGGAACAACTAGCCCGAAACCTAGGAGTTTCTCTAAATACGGTGAATTCCTGGGTTAATTGTCGGAAAATGCCACGGGCGGATAATTTCTTCGCCCTATGCCGGGAGTTAAAGCTTTCGCCCAAAACCGTTGCTAGATTGCTAGGCATCAATATCTCCAACATCCCTGACGATATCCCTTTGGTAAGATCGCCTTCGCCCAAGGACAACTAA
- a CDS encoding helix-turn-helix transcriptional regulator, with protein MSSTILLATNCYNLMEAEDRETITLKNLRESANLTQPELSRRMGVGIRIIGDWERGEAIPRFDRAIALARELGVPLKTLARCMGLDLAQIPDDFLTSSVLHLSTEVKNINITKEASCILEENSQEKEKSRLRLLREQAGLTRPQVKQHIGVSERMQADWESGKSMPTVENVAALANLHQVSLKTMFELLGLDVTRIPDDLPSRDPSPKDN; from the coding sequence TTGTCAAGCACTATTTTGCTAGCAACTAACTGCTATAATTTGATGGAAGCTGAAGATCGAGAAACGATAACCTTGAAAAACCTGAGAGAAAGTGCAAATTTGACCCAACCCGAACTTAGTCGTCGAATGGGGGTAGGAATTCGCATTATTGGCGATTGGGAACGAGGAGAAGCCATTCCTCGCTTCGATCGCGCTATTGCTCTGGCGCGCGAGCTAGGTGTCCCACTAAAAACACTTGCTAGATGTATGGGACTAGACTTAGCCCAAATTCCCGACGATTTCCTCACGTCAAGTGTACTTCATCTTTCAACTGAGGTCAAGAATATCAACATCACGAAAGAAGCTTCATGTATTCTGGAAGAAAATTCGCAAGAAAAGGAGAAATCTCGGTTAAGGCTGCTCAGAGAACAAGCTGGGCTAACCCGCCCTCAAGTCAAACAACATATCGGCGTTTCTGAGCGGATGCAAGCTGACTGGGAATCAGGAAAGTCCATGCCAACTGTTGAAAACGTGGCTGCACTAGCTAACCTGCACCAGGTTTCTCTAAAAACTATGTTTGAGCTTTTAGGATTAGACGTAACCAGAATTCCCGATGATTTGCCAAGTCGTGATCCGTCGCCCAAGGACAACTAA
- a CDS encoding helix-turn-helix transcriptional regulator translates to MIEEDLQEKEKSPLRLLREKAGLTRPQVKEKIGISERRQADWELGKALPNAENILALANLYQVSLKTMFDLLGLDVTKIPDDLPSRDPSSKDN, encoded by the coding sequence ATGATAGAAGAAGATTTACAAGAAAAGGAAAAGTCTCCTTTGAGACTACTCAGAGAAAAAGCTGGACTAACACGCCCTCAAGTTAAAGAAAAAATCGGAATTTCGGAGCGAAGACAAGCTGACTGGGAATTAGGCAAGGCTCTACCTAACGCTGAAAACATACTTGCACTGGCTAACCTGTACCAAGTTTCTCTAAAAACTATGTTTGACCTTTTAGGATTAGACGTAACTAAAATTCCCGATGACTTGCCAAGTCGTGATCCGTCGTCCAAGGACAACTAA
- a CDS encoding helix-turn-helix transcriptional regulator — MPRKKQTQESKDIPALQILREAVGLSQSALAKQIPDKTGAKSLSQQAISNWERGLDEPELTIAQMKALCQALGKTLNDLPNNLGPPNPD, encoded by the coding sequence ATGCCCAGAAAAAAACAAACTCAAGAGTCGAAAGATATACCAGCACTGCAAATCTTGCGGGAGGCTGTTGGTTTGTCGCAATCGGCCTTAGCAAAACAAATTCCCGACAAAACGGGCGCAAAATCTCTAAGTCAACAAGCAATCAGTAACTGGGAAAGAGGACTAGACGAACCAGAATTGACCATTGCTCAAATGAAAGCTCTTTGTCAGGCTCTCGGAAAAACGCTTAACGATTTACCCAACAACTTAGGCCCACCAAATCCTGACTGA